The Neomonachus schauinslandi chromosome 11, ASM220157v2, whole genome shotgun sequence genome contains a region encoding:
- the HPS5 gene encoding Hermansky-Pudlak syndrome 5 protein — protein sequence MTFVPVIPESYSHVLAEFESLDPLLSALRLDSSRLKCTSIAVSRKWLALGSSGGGLNLIQKEGWKHRLFLSHREGAISQVACCLHDDDYVAVATSQGLIVVWELNQERRGKPERIYVSSEHKGRKVTALCWDTAILRVFVGDHMGKVSAIKLNTSKQAKAAAAFVMFPVQTVTTVDSCVVQLDYLDGRLLISSLTRSFLCDTEREKFWRIGSKERDGEYGACFFPGRCSSGQQPLIYCARPGSRMWEVNFDGEVISTHQFKKLLSSPPLPVITLRSDPQYDHTVGSSQSLSFPRLLHVSEHCVLTWTERGIYIFIPQNVQVLLWSEVKDIQDVAVCKNELFCLHLNGKVSHLSLLSVERCVERLLRRGLWNLAARTCCLFQNSIIASRGRKSLTMDKLEHLKSQLDVTTYNDLITQLEELILKFEPLDSACSSRRSSISSHESFSILDSGIYRIISSRRGSQSDEDSCSLHSQTLSEDERLKEFASPQEEDQPDQCWSSHGNEDRGSHVPVTFETDKNEIFLPFGIPLSFRSPSPLVSLQAVKESVSSFVRKTTEKIGTLHTSPDLKIRPEPRGDEQFCEDEMSPVTCPKEQDTEGKREVISQPPEEDKLQELKEATAEAMTKLQNPLVLFEPTSLRMVLQEWLSQLEKTFAVKDFSGISDTGNSSTTSNQDVLLFDQSKKEILDEDNEKRESLGNEEPVDPTACESTNSLREPLDDIFQVCSPCSIANSLQKDLAELTTLCLELNVLNSETKSTSGHVDHTLQQYSPEILACQFIKKYFFLLDLKRAKESIKLGYASSPCVWDTFIEGLTEMASSNPAYMKMEEGDLPTRLKLLNDSVPFDNPLLIAYAARLYEKFGESALRSLIRFYPSVLPSDVMQLCHHHPAQFLAYLDSLVKSRPEDQRPSFLESLLQPESLRLDWLLLAVSHDAPPSTSTMDNEGNPRPHSHLCSWGYSQLMLHLIKLPADFTTKEKMTDICKSHGFWPGYLSLCLELERRREAFTNIVCLNDMSLMEGDNGWIPETVEEWKLLLHLVQNKSTNPQKSPNGNFSDGPPPINVENVALLLAKAMGPDRAWSLLQECGLTLELSERFTRTCDILRIAEKRQRALIQSMLEKCDRFLWSQQA from the exons TGCACGAGCATAGCTGTGTCTCGGAAATGGTTGGCTTTGGGCAGTTCAGGAGGAGGACTCAATCTCATTCAGAAAGAAGGCTGGAAGCACAGGCTTTTTCTTTCACACAGG GAAGGTGCAATTTCTCAGGTTGCCTGTTGTTTACATGATGATGATTATGTTGCTGTAGCTACCAG TCAAGGTCTTATAGTTGTTTGGGAATTAAATCAGGAGCGTCGTGGGAAACCAGAACGAATTTATGTGTCTTCAGAGCATAAAGGCCGAAAAGTTACAGCTCTCTGTTGGGACACAGCTATTCTTAGAGTTTTTGTAGGTGATCATATGGGGAAAGTTTCTGCCATCAAACTTAACACTTCTAAACAAGCAAAG GCAGCTGCTGCCTTTGTGATGTTTCCTGTTCAAACAGTAACAACAGTTGACTCCTGTGTTGTGCAGTTAGATTATTTGGATGGAAGACTACTTATATCTTCACTTACTCGATCCTTCTTGTGTGACACTGAGAG AGAAAAATTTTGGAGAATCGGAAGCAAGGAAAGAGATGGAGAATACGGAGCTTGTTTCTTCCCTGGAAGATGTTCCTCAGGCCAGCAACCCCTAATATATTGTGCTCGCCCTGGCTCCAGGATGTGGGAAGTGAACTTTGATGGGGAAGTTATAAGTACACATCAGTTTAAGAAACTCCTCTCGTCACCACCTCTCCCTGTGATTACTCTAAG ATCAGATCCTCAGTATGATCATACAGTTGGATCCTCCCAATCTTTGTCTTTCCCCAGACTCTTGCATGTTAG CGAGCACTGTGTGCTGACTTGGACAGAAAGaggaatttatattttcattcctcAGAATGTTCAAGTTCTTCTTTGGAGTGAAGTCAaag ATATTCAGGATGTGGCTGTCTGCAAGAATGAGCTGTTCTGTTTGCACCTAAACGGGAAAGTCTCACATCTTTCTCTGCTGTCTGTGGAACGCTGTGTGGAACGCCTGCTGAGGAGAGGCCTGTGGAACCTGGCTGCTCGCACTTGCTGTCTTTTCCAAAACTCTATTATCGCCAGCAGA GGAAGAAAATCTTTGACTATGGATAAATTGGAGCATTTGAAGTCTCAGCTGGACGTTACAACCTATAATGATCTAATTACTCAACTGGAAGAATTGATCTTAAAATTTGAACCTTTGGATTCAGCTTGCAGCAGTAGAAGAAGCTCCATTTCGTCACAT gaaagttTCAGCATCTTGGACTCTGGTATTTATCGGATCATTAGTAGTAGAAGAGGCAGTCAGTCAGATGAAGACTCTTGTTCCCTTCATAGTCAGACCCTCTCAGAAGATGAGAGACTCAAAGAATTTGCCTCACCTCAAGAAGAAGACCAACCAGATCAGTGTTGGAGCTCACACGGAAATGAAG ACAGAGGTTCTCATGTTCCTGTGACATTTGAGACAGATAAGAATGAAATTTTTCTCCCCTTCGGCATCCCGCTATCATTTCGTTCTCCATCTCCTCTTGTGTCTCTTCAGGCTGTCAAGGAAAG TGTTTCTAGCTTTGTGCGTAAAACTACTGAGAAGATTGGCACCCTTCATACAAGCCCTGATCTGAAAATAAGACCGGAACCCAGGGGTGATGAGCAGTTCTGTGAAGACGAGATGAGTCCAGTCACCTGCCCGAAGGAACAAGACACTGA GGGCAAAAGAGAAGTAATTAGTCAACCTCCAGAAGAAGACAAGCTCCAAGAGCTCAAAGAAGCGACAGCAGAAGCAAT GACCAAGCTACAGAACCCACTGGTTTTGTTTGAACCCACGTCTCTGAGGATGGTCTTACAGGAGTGGCTTTCACAGTTAGAAAAAACGTTTGCCGTGAAGGACTTTTCAGGTATTTCAGATACTGGCAACTCATCCACGACATCAAACCAGGATGTGCTATTGTTTGACCAgtcaaaaaaggaaatactagaTGAAGATAATGAAAAAAGAGAGTCTTTAGGCAATGAAGAACCTGTTGATCCAACAGCATGTGAATCTACAAATAGTCTGAGGGAGCCCCTGGATGACATTTTCCAAGTGTGTTCTCCGTGCAGCATAGCTAACAGTCTTCAGAAGGACCTGGCTGAATTGACAACGTTGTGTTTGGAATTGAATGTATTGAATTCTGAGACCAAAAGCACAAGTGGACATGTGGACCACACTTTGCAACAGTACTCTCCTGAAATTCTGGCTTGCCAGTTCATAAAGAAGTACTTTTTTCTCTTGGACTTGAAGAGAGCAAAGGAGAGTATCAAACTTGGTTACGCTAGCAGTCCTTGTGTTTGGGATACTTTTATTGAAGGATTGACAG AAATGGCAAGTTCCAATCCTGCATAtatgaagatggaagaaggagaCTTACCAACAAGATTAAAGTTATTGAATGATTCAGTTCCCTTTGACAATCCTTTGTTGATTGCTTATGCTGCCCG attGTATGAGAAGTTTGGAGAATCTGCCCTTCGGTCCTTAATCAGGTTTTACCCATCTGTTTTGCCTTCGGATGTCATGCAACTTTGTCATCATCATCCTGCTCAGTTTTTGGCCTATTTAGACAGTCTGGTGAAATCGAGGCCTGAAGATCAACG GCCATCTTTCCTTGAGTCCCTTCTACAACCAGAGTCTTTGAGATTGGATTGGCTGCTTTTGGCCGTGTCCCACGATGCTCCCCCAAGCACAAGCACGATGGACAATGAAGGAAACCCCAG GCCTCATTCACACTTGTGTTCGTGGGGTTATAGCCAGCTGATGCTTCATCTCATTAAACTACCTGCAGATTTTACAACCAAAGAGAAAATGACTGACATCTGTAAGTCTCATGG TTTCTGGCCTGGATATCTTTCTCTTTGTTTGGAGCTGGAAAGAAGAAGAGAGGCCTTCACCAACATCGTGTGCCTAAATGATATGAGCCTGATGGAAGGGGACAATG GTTGGATCCCAGAGACTGTGGAGGAATGGAAGCTTCTCCTACATCTCGTACAGAACAAGAGCACGAACCCCCAGAAGTCACCAAATGGAAACTTCAGTGATGGGCCTCCCCCCATCAACGTGGAGAATGTGGCACTCCTGTTAGCTAAGGCCATGGGCCCAGATCGGGCCTGGTCACTGCTACAGGAATGTGGTTTGACCCTGGAGCTGTCAGAGAGGTTTACCAGAACCTGCGATATCCTAAGGATTGCTGAGAAAAGGCAGAG AGCCTTGATACAAAGCATGCTTGAAAAATGTGATCGGTTTCTCTGGTCTCAGCAGGCCTAG